Within the Pseudonocardia alni genome, the region GACCGGCGACCATCAGCCCTGCGGAGGCGTACTCCTGCAGGGTGCGGGTCAGGTTCGTCGCGCGCGCGACCGGGACCCGGGCCGCGGTGCCCGCCGAGGTCCGCCAGGCCACCGCGGTCATGCCCGCGGCGCGCCGCTGCGGCACGACGACGCCGTGCCCGCCGAACGCCCCCACCGACCGGACGACCGCACCCAGGTTGCGCGGGTCGGTCACCCCGTCCAGGGCGACGGCCAGTGCCGGGCGCCCGGAGTGCGACGCGGCCTCCAGCACCTCGTCGGGGTGGGCGTAGGCGTACGGCGGCACCTGCAGGGCGAGGCCCTGGTGCAGCGCTCCCCCGCTGATCCGGTCGAGATCGTTGCGCGGCACCTCCAGGATGGAGATGCCCCGCTCCGCGGCCAGCGCGACGGCCTCGGTGACGCGGTCGTCGGCGGACATGCCGGTGGCCACCTGCAGCGCCGTCGCCGGTACGCCGGCCCGCAGGCACTCGACGACCGGGTTGCGGCCGAGCACGGTCTCCGGGGTCTCCCCGTCACCGCGACGGCCCGCGACCGGGCGTCGGCGCTGCTGCTGGTCCTGGGCGGCGCGGCGCGCGGCCGCCCTCGCCTTCGGGTGGCCGGGTCGCATCTCGCCGGGCGGGGTCGGGCCCTTGCCCTTCAGTGCGCGCCGGGGCTGGCCGCCGGATCCGACGACCATGCCCTTCTTGGTGCCTTCCTTACGGATCGCACCGCGGCGCTTGGAATTGCCTGCCATGAGTTCTACGAGTCCTAGTTGTCTTTGAGAGTCCAGGTGGAGCCGTCGGCGCCGTCCTCGACGGCGATCCCGGCGGCGAGCAGCTCGTCGCGGAGCCGGTCCGCGGTGGCGAAGTCGCGCTCGGCGCGCGCGGCCCGGCGGCGCTCGAGCATCGTCTCCACCAGGGTGCCCAGTGCCTGCCGGGCGGCGTCGCCCGACTCCTCGGCCACGCCGCCGGCTGCCAGCGGGTCCAGGCCGAGCACCTCGGTCGTCGCACGGACCGCGGACGCGGCCCGCAGCGCGCCGGTGACGTCCCCGGCGTCGAGGGCGGTGTTGCCCTCGCGCACCAGGGTGTGCACGGTGCCGAGCGCGAGCGGGGTGCCCAGGTCGTCGTCGAGTGCGGCGGTGAACGCGCCGGGCAGCTCCGCCGCGACCTCGGGCAGGCCGTGCCGCTCGCGCACCCGGTGCACGAACGACTCGATCCGCCGGTACGCGGCGACGGCCTCGTCCAGCGCGGCGTCGGAGTACTCGATCGCCGACCGGTAGTGCGGGCCGACCAGGTAGTAGCGCAGCTCGGCCGGGCGGACCCGCTCGAGCAGGTTCTCGATCGCCAGGGTGTTCCCCAGCGACTTCGACATCTTCTCCCCGCCCATGGTCACCCAGGCGTTGTGCAGCCAGAACCGGGCGAACCCGTCCCCGGCCGCGTGACTCTGGGCGCGCTCGTTCTCGTGGTGCGGGAACACCAGGTCCAGGCCGCCGCCGTGGATGTCGAACTCCGGGCCGAGGTAGGCGGTCGCCATCGCCGAGCACTCCAGGTGCCAGCCGGGACGCCCGTTCCCCCAGGGGGTGGGCCAGCTGGGCTCGCCGGGCTTGGCGGCCTTCCACAGCGTGAAGTCCAGGGCGTCGCGCTTGGCGCCGCCCTCGCCCTCACCCTGGTGGACGTCGTCGACGCGCTGACCGGACAGCGCGCCGTAGTCGGGCAGGGTGCGCACGGCGAAGTACACGTCTCCGCCCGCGGCGTAGGCGTGGCCGCGCTCGATCAGCCGCTCGATCAGCTCGACCATCTGCGTGATGTGCCCGGTCGCCCGGGGCTCCACCGACGGCGGCAGGCAGCCCAGCGCGTCGTACGCGGCGGTGAAGGCCCGCTCGTGCGTGGCCGCCCACTCCCACCACGGACGGCCCGCGGCCTG harbors:
- the rlmB gene encoding 23S rRNA (guanosine(2251)-2'-O)-methyltransferase RlmB, with translation MAGNSKRRGAIRKEGTKKGMVVGSGGQPRRALKGKGPTPPGEMRPGHPKARAAARRAAQDQQQRRRPVAGRRGDGETPETVLGRNPVVECLRAGVPATALQVATGMSADDRVTEAVALAAERGISILEVPRNDLDRISGGALHQGLALQVPPYAYAHPDEVLEAASHSGRPALAVALDGVTDPRNLGAVVRSVGAFGGHGVVVPQRRAAGMTAVAWRTSAGTAARVPVARATNLTRTLQEYASAGLMVAGLAADGDVSLDDFDLASGPLVIVTGSEGKGLSRLVRETCDVTVSIPLAGRVESLNASVATGVVLAEVARRRRVGR
- the cysS gene encoding cysteine--tRNA ligase, giving the protein MSLRLLDSATREQRAFTPLRAGAVSMYVCGATVQGLPHIGHVRSGLNYDVLRRWLARSGYDVTLVRNVTDIDDKILRKAQAAGRPWWEWAATHERAFTAAYDALGCLPPSVEPRATGHITQMVELIERLIERGHAYAAGGDVYFAVRTLPDYGALSGQRVDDVHQGEGEGGAKRDALDFTLWKAAKPGEPSWPTPWGNGRPGWHLECSAMATAYLGPEFDIHGGGLDLVFPHHENERAQSHAAGDGFARFWLHNAWVTMGGEKMSKSLGNTLAIENLLERVRPAELRYYLVGPHYRSAIEYSDAALDEAVAAYRRIESFVHRVRERHGLPEVAAELPGAFTAALDDDLGTPLALGTVHTLVREGNTALDAGDVTGALRAASAVRATTEVLGLDPLAAGGVAEESGDAARQALGTLVETMLERRRAARAERDFATADRLRDELLAAGIAVEDGADGSTWTLKDN